Proteins co-encoded in one Mycobacterium mantenii genomic window:
- a CDS encoding NUDIX hydrolase, whose translation MSDGEQGKRRRRRGRRRGRGAATPSENQTTSQTTGDSTATKSRRPRATRRGPDQLRTVHETSAGGLVIDGLDGPRESQVAALIGRIDRRGRMLWSLPKGHIELGETAEQTAIREVAEETGIRGSVLAALGRIDYWFVTDGRRVHKTVHHYLMRFSGGELSDDDLEVAEVAWVPMGELPSRLAYADERRLARVADELIDKLQNDGPASLPPLPPSSPRRRPQTHSRTRHSDKPAASRKNGHGPGP comes from the coding sequence ACTCCGTCCGAGAATCAGACCACCAGTCAGACGACCGGCGACTCGACGGCCACCAAATCGCGCCGACCCCGGGCGACTCGCCGCGGACCGGATCAGCTGCGCACCGTCCACGAAACGTCCGCCGGAGGGCTGGTCATCGACGGTCTCGACGGGCCGCGCGAATCGCAGGTCGCCGCCCTGATCGGGCGCATCGACCGCCGCGGGCGGATGCTGTGGTCGCTGCCCAAGGGGCATATCGAACTCGGTGAGACCGCCGAGCAGACCGCTATCAGAGAAGTAGCCGAGGAGACCGGCATCCGCGGCAGCGTGCTGGCCGCGCTGGGCCGCATCGACTATTGGTTCGTCACCGACGGCCGCCGCGTGCACAAGACCGTGCACCACTACTTAATGCGTTTCTCCGGCGGCGAGCTGTCCGATGACGATCTGGAAGTCGCCGAGGTCGCCTGGGTACCGATGGGCGAACTGCCGTCCCGGCTCGCCTACGCCGACGAACGTCGCCTTGCCCGCGTGGCCGACGAGCTGATCGACAAGCTGCAAAACGACGGCCCGGCCTCGCTGCCGCCGCTGCCACCCAGTTCGCCGCGGCGCCGCCCGCAGACGCACTCGCGGACTCGGCATTCTGACAAACCGGCCGCGAGCCGGAAGAACGGCCACGGACCGGGGCCGTGA